A single region of the Pseudomonas sp. PDM14 genome encodes:
- a CDS encoding aspartate-semialdehyde dehydrogenase produces MSKSFDVAVIGASGTVGETIVQLLDERDFPIANLHVLAGNSSAGQSIIFRGKNLRVRELAGFDFAQVQLVFFAAGAAVTHEFALKAHAAGCSVIELSGVLPLDQAPRLVPEANAAMLSALKPPFLLGSPAPVAVALGLVLAPLKSHLSLQKITLTAALAVSSRGREGIAELARQTAELLNMRPLEPKVFDRQMAFNLLAQVGELDASGHDALERRIAQELRQVLDMAELKVAVTCVQAPVFFGDSLSVSVQASAAVDIAQIGQLLDKQPGVERVEEGDYPTVVGDAVGQDEVYVGRVRQGLDDSTELNLWIASDNVRKGSALNAVQIGELLIKHYL; encoded by the coding sequence ATGTCCAAGTCCTTCGATGTCGCAGTGATCGGTGCCTCCGGCACGGTCGGCGAAACCATCGTGCAACTGCTCGACGAACGCGACTTCCCGATCGCCAATCTGCACGTGCTGGCCGGCAACTCGTCGGCGGGGCAGTCGATCATCTTTCGTGGCAAGAACCTGCGCGTGCGCGAGCTGGCCGGGTTCGATTTCGCCCAGGTGCAGCTGGTGTTCTTCGCCGCAGGCGCCGCGGTTACCCACGAATTCGCTCTCAAGGCCCACGCAGCCGGCTGCTCGGTGATCGAGCTGAGTGGCGTGCTGCCGCTGGACCAGGCGCCGCGCCTGGTGCCTGAAGCCAATGCCGCCATGCTGTCGGCACTCAAGCCGCCATTCCTGCTCGGCAGTCCGGCGCCGGTAGCTGTTGCGCTGGGTCTGGTCCTGGCGCCGTTGAAATCTCACCTGTCTCTGCAGAAGATCACGCTGACTGCGGCGTTGGCGGTGTCCAGTCGTGGCCGCGAAGGCATTGCGGAACTGGCGCGGCAGACTGCAGAGCTGCTCAACATGCGCCCGCTGGAGCCCAAGGTGTTCGACCGGCAGATGGCATTCAATCTGCTGGCTCAGGTCGGAGAGCTGGATGCGTCCGGGCATGATGCGCTTGAGCGTCGCATTGCTCAGGAACTGCGTCAGGTACTGGACATGGCCGAGCTGAAAGTGGCGGTGACCTGCGTGCAGGCGCCGGTGTTCTTCGGTGACAGCCTGAGCGTGTCCGTGCAGGCGTCTGCTGCGGTGGATATTGCGCAGATCGGGCAATTGCTGGATAAACAGCCTGGCGTCGAACGGGTGGAAGAGGGTGACTATCCGACGGTGGTGGGGGATGCGGTGGGGCAGGACGAAGTCTATGTCGGCCGCGTGCGTCAGGGGCTGGATGATTCGACCGAACTCAATTTGTGGATTGCGTCTGATAATGTGCGAAAAGGCTCCGCGCTAAATGCTGTGCAAATAGGTGAGTTATTGATAAAACACTATCTGTAA
- the asd gene encoding aspartate-semialdehyde dehydrogenase produces the protein MKRVGLIGWRGMVGSVLMQRMLEERDFDLIEPVFFTTSNVGGEGPAVGKDVAPLKDAYNIDELKGLDVILTCQGGDYTSEVFPKLREAGWAGYWIDAASSLRMADDSVIVLDPVNRKVIDQSLDGGVKNYIGGNCTVSLMLMALGGLYEAGLVEWMSAMTYQAASGAGAQNMRELIKQMGAINASVADELANPASAILDIDRKVAEAMRGDSFPVDQFGVPLAGSLIPYIDKELPNGQSREEWKGQAETNKILGRNKSPIPVDGLCVRIGAMRCHSQALTIKLNKDVPLSDIEGLISQHNPWVKLVPNQREASIRELGPTAVTGTLSVPVGRLRKLNMGSQYLGAFTVGDQLLWGAAEPLRRMLRILLER, from the coding sequence ATGAAACGCGTAGGTTTGATCGGTTGGCGCGGTATGGTTGGTTCCGTGCTCATGCAGCGCATGCTGGAAGAGCGTGACTTCGACCTGATCGAGCCGGTGTTCTTCACCACTTCCAACGTCGGTGGCGAAGGCCCGGCGGTAGGCAAGGACGTTGCCCCGCTGAAGGATGCCTACAACATCGACGAGCTCAAGGGGCTCGATGTCATCCTCACCTGCCAGGGTGGCGACTACACCAGCGAAGTCTTCCCCAAGCTGCGCGAAGCCGGCTGGGCTGGCTACTGGATCGACGCGGCATCGAGCCTGCGCATGGCCGATGACTCGGTCATCGTGCTCGATCCGGTCAACCGCAAGGTCATCGACCAGTCGCTCGATGGCGGCGTGAAGAACTACATCGGCGGCAACTGCACCGTCAGCCTGATGCTGATGGCGCTCGGCGGCCTCTACGAAGCCGGCCTGGTCGAGTGGATGAGCGCGATGACCTATCAGGCGGCCTCGGGCGCCGGCGCGCAGAACATGCGCGAGCTGATCAAGCAGATGGGCGCGATCAACGCCTCGGTCGCCGATGAGCTGGCCAACCCGGCCAGTGCCATCCTCGACATCGACCGCAAGGTTGCCGAGGCCATGCGTGGCGACAGCTTCCCGGTCGACCAGTTTGGCGTGCCGCTGGCCGGCAGCCTGATCCCCTACATCGACAAGGAACTGCCGAACGGGCAGAGCCGCGAAGAGTGGAAGGGCCAGGCGGAGACCAACAAGATCCTCGGTCGCAACAAGAGCCCGATCCCGGTCGATGGCCTGTGCGTGCGTATCGGCGCCATGCGCTGCCACAGCCAGGCGCTGACCATCAAGCTGAACAAGGATGTGCCGCTGTCGGACATCGAAGGCCTGATCAGCCAGCACAACCCGTGGGTCAAACTGGTGCCGAACCAGCGCGAGGCGAGCATTCGCGAGCTGGGCCCGACTGCGGTTACCGGTACCCTCAGTGTGCCGGTCGGCCGTCTGCGCAAGCTCAACATGGGCTCGCAGTACCTCGGTGCCTTCACCGTCGGTGACCAGTTGTTGTGGGGGGCGGCGGAGCCGCTGCGGCGGATGTTGCGCATCCTGCTGGAGCGTTGA
- the leuB gene encoding 3-isopropylmalate dehydrogenase, translating into MSKQILILPGDGIGPEIMAEAVKVLELANDKYSLGFELSFDELGGAAVDKYGVPLADETLDRARAADAVLLGAVGGPKWDKIDPAIRPERGLLKIRSQLGLFGNLRPAILYPQLAEASSLKPEVVSGLDILIVRELTGGIYFGQPRESKVLENGERMAYDTLPYSESEIRRIARVGFDMARVRGKKLCSVDKANVLASSQLWRAVVEEVAKDYPDVELSHMYVDNAAMQLVRAPKQFDVMVTDNMFGDILSDEASMLTGSIGMLPSASLDANNKGMYEPCHGSAPDIAGQGIANPLATILSVSMMLRYTFNQAAAADAIELAVSKVLDQGLRTGDIWSEGKTKVGTAAMGDAVVEALRNL; encoded by the coding sequence ATGAGCAAGCAGATTCTGATTCTCCCCGGCGACGGTATCGGCCCGGAAATCATGGCCGAAGCGGTCAAGGTGCTGGAGCTGGCCAACGACAAGTACAGCCTGGGCTTCGAGCTGTCGTTCGATGAGCTGGGCGGTGCTGCCGTGGACAAGTACGGCGTACCGTTGGCCGACGAGACTCTGGATCGTGCGCGCGCTGCCGATGCGGTGCTGCTCGGCGCCGTCGGTGGGCCGAAGTGGGACAAGATCGACCCGGCCATCCGCCCGGAGCGCGGCCTGTTGAAGATCCGTTCGCAGCTGGGCCTGTTCGGCAACCTGCGTCCGGCCATCCTCTACCCGCAACTGGCCGAGGCTTCCAGCCTCAAGCCGGAAGTGGTGTCTGGCCTGGACATCCTCATCGTGCGTGAGCTGACCGGTGGCATCTATTTCGGCCAGCCGCGCGAGAGCAAGGTGCTGGAGAACGGCGAACGCATGGCCTACGACACCCTGCCATACAGCGAAAGCGAGATCCGTCGCATCGCTCGTGTCGGCTTTGACATGGCCCGCGTGCGTGGCAAGAAGCTGTGCTCGGTGGACAAGGCCAACGTGCTGGCCTCCAGCCAGCTTTGGCGTGCCGTGGTCGAGGAAGTGGCGAAGGATTACCCGGATGTCGAACTGAGCCACATGTACGTCGACAACGCTGCCATGCAGCTGGTGCGTGCGCCCAAGCAGTTCGACGTGATGGTCACTGACAACATGTTCGGCGACATTCTGTCGGATGAGGCTTCCATGCTTACCGGTTCCATCGGCATGCTGCCGTCCGCTTCGCTGGACGCCAACAACAAGGGCATGTACGAGCCGTGCCACGGCTCGGCGCCGGATATCGCCGGCCAGGGCATCGCCAACCCGCTGGCGACCATCCTCTCGGTATCGATGATGCTGCGTTACACCTTCAATCAGGCCGCAGCCGCCGATGCCATCGAGCTGGCGGTTAGCAAGGTGCTGGATCAGGGGCTGCGCACGGGCGATATCTGGTCGGAAGGCAAGACCAAGGTCGGTACCGCCGCCATGGGTGACGCAGTGGTCGAGGCCCTGCGCAATCTGTAA
- the leuD gene encoding 3-isopropylmalate dehydratase small subunit, translating into MKAFTQHTGLVAPLDRANVDTDQIIPKQFLKSIKRTGFGPNLFDEWRYLDVGQPNQDSSGRPVNKDFVLNFPRYQGASVLLARENFGCGSSREHAPWALEEYGFRTIIAPSFADIFFNNSFKNGLLPIILKEDEVDALFQQAEATEGYQLTVDLAAQTVTRPDGVQYGFEVDAFRKHCLLNGLDDIGLTLQDADAIKVFEGRHQQNNPWLFGAIK; encoded by the coding sequence ATGAAAGCCTTTACCCAACACACCGGCCTCGTTGCGCCACTCGATCGTGCCAACGTCGACACCGATCAGATCATTCCCAAGCAGTTCCTCAAGTCGATCAAGCGCACCGGCTTCGGCCCGAACCTGTTCGACGAGTGGCGTTACCTGGATGTCGGTCAGCCGAACCAGGACAGCTCCGGGCGCCCGGTGAACAAGGATTTCGTGCTCAACTTTCCGCGCTACCAGGGCGCCAGTGTGCTGCTGGCGCGCGAAAACTTCGGCTGCGGCTCGTCCCGCGAGCACGCGCCGTGGGCGCTGGAAGAGTACGGTTTCCGCACCATCATCGCGCCGAGCTTCGCCGACATCTTCTTCAATAACAGCTTCAAGAACGGCCTGTTGCCGATCATCCTCAAGGAAGATGAAGTCGATGCGCTGTTCCAGCAGGCCGAGGCCACCGAGGGTTATCAGCTGACCGTCGACCTGGCCGCGCAGACCGTGACCCGTCCGGACGGCGTGCAGTACGGTTTCGAGGTCGATGCCTTCCGCAAGCATTGCCTGCTCAATGGTCTGGACGATATCGGTCTGACCCTGCAGGACGCCGACGCGATCAAGGTCTTCGAGGGTCGCCATCAGCAGAACAACCCCTGGTTGTTTGGCGCGATCAAGTAA
- the leuC gene encoding 3-isopropylmalate dehydratase large subunit, with the protein MAGKTLYDKLWEMHEVKRRDDGSSLIYIDRQILHEVTSPQAFEGLRLASRKPWRIDANIATPDHNVPTTKAERQGGNEAIADEVSRIQVQTLDENCDDFGILEFKMNDSRQGIVHVVGPEQGATLPGMTVVCGDSHTSTHGAFGALAHGIGTSEVEHVLATQCLVAKKMKNMQVRVEGTLPAGVTAKDIVLAVIGKIGTAGGNGHALEFAGSAIRDLSLEGRMTICNMSIEAGARVGLVAVDEKTLAYVKGRPFSPKGEDWDKAVAAWADLVSDADALFDTVVELDAAEIKPQVSWGTSPEMVLAVDQRVPDPAAEADPVKRDSIVRALKYMGLNANQAITDIQLDRVFIGSCTNSRIEDLRAAAEVAKGRKVAATIKQAMVVPGSGLVKAQAEQEGLDKIFIEAGFEWREPGCSMCLAMNPDKLGSGEHCASTSNRNFEGRQGAGGRTHLVSPAMAAAAAVTGRFIDVRELMQA; encoded by the coding sequence ATGGCCGGCAAGACGCTCTACGACAAGCTCTGGGAAATGCACGAGGTGAAGCGCCGCGACGATGGTTCGTCGCTGATCTACATCGACCGGCAGATTCTCCACGAAGTGACCTCGCCGCAGGCCTTCGAGGGGCTGCGTCTGGCCAGCCGCAAGCCGTGGCGCATCGACGCCAACATCGCCACGCCGGATCATAACGTACCCACCACCAAGGCCGAGCGCCAGGGCGGCAACGAGGCGATCGCCGACGAGGTTTCGCGCATCCAGGTGCAGACCCTCGACGAGAACTGCGATGACTTCGGCATCCTCGAGTTCAAGATGAACGACAGCCGCCAGGGCATCGTCCACGTCGTCGGTCCGGAGCAGGGCGCGACCCTGCCGGGGATGACCGTGGTCTGCGGCGACTCGCATACCTCGACCCACGGTGCGTTCGGCGCGCTGGCCCATGGCATCGGCACCTCGGAAGTCGAGCACGTGCTCGCGACCCAGTGCCTGGTCGCCAAGAAGATGAAGAACATGCAGGTGCGTGTCGAAGGCACATTGCCCGCCGGCGTGACCGCCAAGGACATCGTCCTCGCGGTGATCGGCAAGATCGGCACCGCCGGCGGCAACGGCCATGCCCTGGAGTTCGCCGGCAGCGCAATTCGCGACTTGTCGCTGGAAGGGCGCATGACCATCTGCAACATGTCCATCGAAGCGGGGGCTCGTGTTGGCCTGGTGGCGGTGGACGAGAAGACTCTCGCCTACGTCAAAGGCCGCCCGTTCTCGCCCAAGGGCGAAGACTGGGACAAGGCCGTGGCCGCCTGGGCCGACCTGGTGTCCGACGCCGATGCGCTGTTCGACACCGTGGTCGAGCTGGACGCCGCCGAGATCAAGCCGCAGGTCAGCTGGGGCACCTCGCCGGAAATGGTCCTGGCCGTCGACCAGCGCGTGCCGGACCCGGCCGCCGAGGCTGACCCGGTCAAGCGCGACTCCATCGTGCGCGCCCTCAAGTACATGGGCCTGAATGCCAACCAGGCGATCACCGATATCCAGCTCGATCGCGTGTTCATCGGTTCCTGCACCAACTCGCGCATCGAAGACCTGCGCGCCGCCGCCGAAGTGGCCAAGGGGCGCAAGGTTGCCGCGACCATCAAGCAGGCGATGGTGGTGCCGGGCTCCGGCCTGGTCAAAGCCCAGGCCGAGCAGGAAGGGCTGGACAAGATCTTCATCGAAGCCGGTTTCGAGTGGCGTGAGCCGGGCTGTTCCATGTGCCTGGCGATGAACCCGGACAAGCTGGGCAGCGGCGAGCATTGCGCCTCGACCTCCAACCGCAACTTCGAAGGCCGCCAGGGTGCCGGTGGTCGTACGCACCTGGTCAGCCCGGCGATGGCCGCCGCTGCCGCGGTGACCGGTCGTTTCATCGATGTTCGTGAACTGATGCAGGCCTGA
- a CDS encoding LysR family transcriptional regulator, whose amino-acid sequence MDLANLNAFLAIAEAGSFSEAAERLHLTQPAVSKRIAGLEQQLNVRLFDRLGREVSLTEAGRALLPRAYQILNVLDDTRRALTNLNGQVSGRLTLATSHHIGLHRLPPLLRAFTRSHPHVALDIQFLDSEVAYEEILHGRAELAVITLAPETREPVRAVAVWDDPLDFVAAPEHPLVRGGAISLADIARHPAVFPGDNTFTHHIVRRLFEAQGLTPNIGMSTNYLETIKMMVSIGLAWSVLPRTMLDEQVMRLPLPGIQLERRLGYIVHTERTLSNAAKAFMQLMDEQRTGLA is encoded by the coding sequence ATGGACCTTGCCAACCTCAACGCCTTTCTCGCCATCGCCGAAGCCGGCAGTTTTTCCGAAGCCGCCGAGCGCCTGCACCTGACCCAGCCGGCCGTGAGCAAGCGCATCGCCGGCCTCGAACAGCAGCTCAATGTGCGCCTGTTCGACCGCCTGGGCCGCGAGGTCAGCCTGACCGAAGCCGGCCGCGCCCTGCTGCCCCGCGCCTACCAGATCCTCAACGTGCTGGACGACACGCGCCGCGCCCTGACCAACCTCAACGGCCAGGTCAGCGGCCGCCTGACGCTCGCCACCAGCCACCACATCGGCCTGCACCGCCTGCCGCCGCTGCTGCGCGCGTTTACCCGCAGCCATCCGCACGTGGCGCTGGACATCCAGTTTCTCGACTCCGAAGTCGCCTACGAGGAGATCCTCCACGGCCGCGCCGAGCTGGCGGTGATCACCCTCGCCCCGGAAACCCGCGAACCGGTGCGCGCGGTGGCGGTATGGGACGACCCGCTGGACTTCGTCGCTGCCCCCGAACACCCGCTGGTGCGTGGCGGCGCCATCTCCCTGGCCGACATCGCGCGCCACCCGGCAGTTTTCCCCGGTGACAACACCTTCACCCACCACATCGTCCGGCGCCTGTTCGAGGCCCAGGGACTGACCCCGAACATCGGCATGAGCACCAATTATCTGGAGACGATCAAGATGATGGTGTCCATCGGTCTGGCCTGGAGCGTGCTGCCACGCACCATGCTCGACGAACAGGTCATGCGCCTGCCGCTGCCGGGCATTCAGCTGGAGCGCCGACTGGGCTACATCGTGCATACGGAACGAACCCTGTCCAACGCAGCCAAAGCCTTCATGCAGCTCATGGACGAGCAGCGCACGGGTCTTGCCTAG
- a CDS encoding PAS domain S-box protein, producing the protein MTRRPPLPVIPALDPAEFEKAWQDAPHLLAALNGAKLGAWYWDIESGKVSWSRGAQALFGFDPKRPLSAPVNYIELIPEEDRAEVLRLFDAVLDGKPSNRAFRHRIRWPDGSLHWLEISGSLQQHTDGKPRVFGVIRDLSAQREREEALTNSERRFSSLFHMSPDVVVLIRYADGVITEANQNFEALFGWPPSEIIGFSTLDLKLWVHAAERDYMRSQAPLMDGPLNQEVQLRTRTGQILDGILSSQYIDLDGQAFLLSSFVDTTERKRAEATLRASEDKFAKAFRQTPDAVVITDKASGRFVECNPAFERQFGWSKGETIGRSSLEMGIWASPSDRQRLIDAIQYDGTCHNLEVQLYSRDGRLTHNLIFGGEIELNGTPCLVLTVRDISHEREQEQALLDSQERLTLALDSANLGTWDWHIPSSMLYGSARAATLHGLKGEPYHGDFAEFFRCVPEDDQLKMRVAYRELVEGVRHDYQLSYRVRMPDGESRYLESTAKLYRDEQGEPLRMAGILVDITERVMREQRLAASEEKFVTLFQASPEPICVSRVRDGHFIEVNPSFSQTFGWASHEIVGQSAPALGFWVDEQQRLQLYKKMSRDQGLNNETARFRTRQGKELTCVVSSRFIRVDRQLCITTTFRDITERQQAEAALKSSQEKFAKAFHSSPDAITITERESARYIEVNEGFCRLTGFRADEVIGRSSLELNVWADPQERVRLLETLRQDGRVHHLEMHGLHRDGSSRLVEVSVEPIDLDGVPCLLLTARDISELKEAQAQVRHLAYHDPLTNLPNRALLMDRLTQQIALLKRHDLHGALLFIDLDHFKHINDSLGHPVGDAVLKMVTARLEASVRQEDTVARLGGDEFVVLLSGLEGKRSEITRQVRHIAEKLRKLLAEPMLHDGHRLQVTPSIGIALIPDHGDNPTDLLKRADIALYRAKDSGRNTIQLFRTTMQAAASERLRLESDLRMALARGEFELYFQPQVDARNGRAIGAEALLRWSHPTLGAQSPAQFIQVLEESGLILEVGAWVLTESCNVAAQLLLDGVISRGDFQLCVNISPRQFRQNDFVDLVERCLQQSALPASMLKLEITEGIVIQNIDDTIAKMHRLKRTGVSFAMDDFGTGYSSLTYLKRLPVDVLKIDQSFVRDATTDPNDAEIIRAIVAMARSLNLDMIAEGVEQIEQLDFLQQQGCHFYQGYFFSKPLPLVDFRHLLKFNRQQTAEA; encoded by the coding sequence ATGACCCGTAGACCGCCGCTTCCCGTCATTCCCGCACTCGACCCGGCCGAATTCGAAAAGGCCTGGCAGGATGCCCCGCACCTGCTCGCCGCACTCAATGGCGCCAAGCTGGGCGCCTGGTACTGGGACATCGAAAGCGGCAAGGTCAGCTGGTCGCGCGGCGCCCAGGCGCTGTTCGGCTTCGACCCCAAGCGCCCGCTGAGCGCGCCGGTCAACTACATCGAACTGATTCCCGAGGAAGACCGCGCCGAAGTGCTGCGCCTGTTCGATGCCGTGCTCGACGGCAAACCGAGCAATCGTGCCTTCCGTCACCGCATTCGCTGGCCTGACGGCAGTCTGCACTGGCTGGAAATCAGCGGCAGCCTGCAGCAGCACACCGATGGCAAGCCGCGCGTGTTCGGCGTGATCCGCGACCTCAGCGCCCAGCGCGAACGCGAGGAAGCCCTGACCAATTCCGAGCGGCGCTTCTCCAGCCTGTTCCACATGAGCCCCGACGTGGTCGTGCTGATCCGCTACGCCGACGGCGTGATCACCGAGGCCAACCAGAACTTCGAGGCACTGTTTGGCTGGCCGCCATCGGAGATCATCGGTTTCTCGACCCTCGACCTGAAGCTCTGGGTACACGCCGCGGAACGCGACTACATGCGCAGCCAGGCGCCACTGATGGATGGCCCGCTGAACCAGGAAGTGCAGCTGCGCACACGCACCGGGCAGATCCTCGACGGCATCCTCAGCAGCCAGTATATCGATCTCGACGGCCAGGCTTTTCTGCTGTCCAGCTTCGTCGACACCACCGAACGCAAGCGCGCCGAAGCCACCCTGCGCGCCAGCGAAGACAAGTTCGCCAAGGCCTTCCGCCAGACCCCGGACGCTGTGGTCATCACTGACAAGGCCAGCGGCCGCTTCGTCGAGTGCAACCCGGCCTTCGAACGCCAGTTCGGCTGGAGCAAGGGCGAAACCATCGGCCGCAGCTCTCTGGAAATGGGCATCTGGGCCAGCCCCAGCGACCGTCAGCGACTGATCGATGCCATACAGTACGACGGCACCTGCCACAATCTGGAGGTGCAGCTGTACAGCCGCGACGGCCGCCTGACCCACAACCTGATCTTCGGTGGCGAGATCGAGTTGAACGGCACGCCCTGCCTGGTGCTGACCGTGCGCGACATCTCCCACGAGCGCGAGCAGGAACAGGCCCTGCTCGACAGCCAGGAGCGCCTGACCCTGGCCCTCGACTCGGCCAACCTCGGCACCTGGGACTGGCACATCCCCAGCAGCATGCTCTACGGCTCGGCACGCGCCGCCACCCTGCACGGCCTCAAGGGCGAGCCCTACCACGGCGACTTCGCCGAATTCTTCCGCTGCGTGCCGGAAGACGACCAGCTGAAAATGCGCGTCGCCTACCGCGAGCTGGTCGAGGGCGTACGCCACGATTACCAGCTGTCCTACCGCGTGCGCATGCCCGACGGCGAGTCGCGCTACCTGGAAAGCACCGCCAAGCTCTACCGCGACGAACAGGGCGAGCCGCTGCGCATGGCCGGGATCCTGGTCGACATCACCGAGCGGGTGATGCGCGAACAGCGCCTGGCCGCCTCCGAAGAGAAATTCGTCACCCTGTTCCAGGCCAGCCCGGAGCCAATCTGCGTCTCGCGCGTGCGCGACGGCCACTTCATCGAGGTCAACCCGAGCTTCTCGCAGACCTTCGGCTGGGCATCCCACGAAATCGTCGGCCAGAGCGCGCCGGCACTGGGTTTCTGGGTCGACGAGCAGCAGCGCCTGCAGCTGTACAAGAAGATGAGTCGCGACCAGGGCCTGAACAACGAGACCGCGCGCTTCCGCACCCGCCAGGGCAAGGAGCTGACCTGCGTGGTGTCCAGCCGCTTCATCCGCGTCGACCGCCAGCTGTGCATCACCACCACCTTCCGCGACATCACCGAACGCCAGCAGGCCGAAGCCGCGCTCAAGTCCAGCCAGGAGAAGTTCGCCAAGGCGTTCCACTCCAGTCCCGACGCGATCACCATTACCGAGCGCGAGAGCGCCCGCTACATCGAGGTCAACGAAGGCTTTTGCCGCCTCACCGGCTTCCGGGCCGACGAAGTCATCGGCCGTAGTTCGCTGGAGCTCAACGTCTGGGCCGACCCTCAGGAGCGCGTGCGCCTGCTCGAAACCTTGCGCCAGGATGGCCGCGTGCATCACCTCGAGATGCACGGCCTGCACCGCGATGGCAGCTCGCGCCTGGTCGAAGTGTCGGTCGAACCGATCGACCTCGACGGCGTGCCCTGCCTGCTGCTCACCGCACGCGACATCAGCGAACTCAAGGAGGCCCAGGCCCAGGTGCGTCACCTGGCCTACCACGACCCGCTGACCAACCTGCCCAACCGCGCCCTGCTGATGGATCGCCTGACCCAGCAGATCGCCCTGCTCAAGCGCCACGACCTGCACGGCGCGCTGCTGTTCATCGACCTCGACCACTTCAAGCACATCAACGACTCGCTCGGCCACCCGGTCGGCGATGCGGTGCTGAAGATGGTCACCGCGCGTCTGGAAGCCAGCGTGCGCCAGGAAGACACCGTGGCACGCCTGGGCGGCGACGAATTCGTCGTGCTGCTCTCCGGCCTGGAAGGCAAGCGCTCGGAAATCACCCGCCAGGTGCGGCATATCGCCGAAAAGCTGCGCAAGCTGCTGGCCGAGCCGATGCTGCACGACGGCCATCGCCTGCAGGTAACGCCGAGTATCGGTATTGCCCTGATCCCCGACCACGGCGACAACCCGACCGACCTGCTCAAGCGCGCCGACATCGCCCTGTACCGGGCCAAGGATTCCGGGCGCAACACCATCCAGCTGTTCCGCACCACCATGCAGGCCGCCGCCAGCGAGCGCCTGCGCCTGGAAAGCGACCTGCGCATGGCCCTGGCGCGCGGCGAATTCGAGCTGTACTTCCAGCCTCAGGTAGACGCCCGCAACGGCCGCGCCATCGGCGCCGAAGCCCTGCTGCGCTGGAGCCATCCGACCCTCGGCGCGCAGTCGCCAGCCCAGTTCATCCAGGTGCTCGAGGAAAGCGGGCTGATCCTCGAGGTCGGCGCCTGGGTGCTCACCGAGTCCTGCAACGTCGCCGCTCAGCTCCTGCTCGATGGCGTGATCAGCCGCGGCGACTTCCAGCTCTGCGTCAACATCAGCCCACGGCAGTTCCGCCAGAACGACTTCGTCGACCTGGTCGAGCGCTGCCTGCAGCAAAGCGCTCTGCCGGCGAGCATGCTCAAGCTGGAGATCACCGAAGGCATCGTGATCCAGAACATCGACGACACCATCGCCAAGATGCACCGCCTCAAACGCACCGGCGTGAGCTTCGCGATGGATGACTTCGGCACCGGCTACTCGTCGCTGACCTACCTCAAGCGTCTGCCGGTGGATGTACTGAAGATCGACCAGTCGTTCGTTCGCGACGCCACCACCGACCCCAACGACGCGGAAATCATCCGCGCCATCGTCGCCATGGCGCGCAGCCTAAACCTCGACATGATCGCCGAGGGCGTCGAGCAGATCGAACAGCTGGACTTCCTCCAGCAGCAGGGCTGCCACTTCTACCAGGGCTACTTCTTCAGCAAGCCGTTGCCGCTGGTGGACTTCCGCCACCTGCTCAAATTCAACCGGCAGCAAACCGCCGAGGCATGA
- a CDS encoding Hsp20 family protein, with the protein MSNVLSLAPLFRQSIGFDRFNDLFESALRNEASGSSYPPYNVEKHGDDQYRIVVAAAGFQEQDMELQVERGVLTVTGGKRERSAESVTYLHQGIAQRGFKLSFRLADHIEVKAASLVNGLLNIELERIVPEEAKAKRIPISGQQPVLQS; encoded by the coding sequence ATGAGCAACGTCCTTTCCCTGGCCCCGCTGTTCCGCCAATCCATCGGTTTCGACCGCTTCAACGACCTGTTCGAGTCGGCCCTGCGCAACGAGGCCAGCGGCAGTTCCTACCCGCCCTACAACGTCGAGAAGCATGGCGATGACCAGTACCGCATCGTGGTTGCCGCTGCCGGCTTCCAGGAGCAGGACATGGAGTTGCAGGTCGAGCGTGGCGTGCTGACCGTCACCGGCGGCAAGCGTGAGCGCAGCGCGGAAAGCGTGACCTATCTGCACCAGGGCATCGCCCAGCGCGGCTTCAAGCTGTCGTTCCGCCTCGCCGACCACATCGAAGTGAAGGCAGCGAGCCTGGTCAACGGCCTGCTGAACATCGAGCTGGAGCGCATCGTGCCCGAGGAAGCCAAGGCCAAGCGCATTCCGATCAGCGGCCAGCAGCCGGTGCTGCAGAGCTAA